A stretch of the Panicum virgatum strain AP13 chromosome 9N, P.virgatum_v5, whole genome shotgun sequence genome encodes the following:
- the LOC120693008 gene encoding auxin-induced protein 6B-like: MRVMGYFWSTKAATTTSPSTKKKAKKDGRGAAAREDAGLRKSLLEQPAAPAAEGGVPKGNFAVYAGEESRRFVVPTGYLREPAFRDLMERAADEFGFAQAGGLRVPCAEEDLEDLLRRLQRKNAAGGKGKKAIR, translated from the coding sequence ATGAGGGTGATGGGCTACTTCTGGTCCACCAAGGCCGCCACCACGACGTCGCCGTCGACCAAGAAGAAGGCGAAGAAGGACggtcgcggggcggcggcgcgcgaggaCGCGGGCCTCCGGAAGTCGCTGCTGGagcagccggcggcgcccgcggctgAGGGCGGCGTGCCCAAGGGGAACTTCGCGGTGTACGCCGGGGAGGAGTCCCGGCGGTTCGTCGTGCCCACGGGGTACCTCCGGGAGCCTGCGTTCCGGGACCTCATGGAGCGCGCCGCCGACGAGTTCGGCTTCGCGCAGGCCGGCGGCCTGCGCGTGCCGTGCGCCGAGGAGGACTTAGAggacctcctgcgccgcctccagcgCAAGAACGCCGCCGGTGGCAAGGGGAAGAAGGCCATCCGGTAG